Proteins encoded in a region of the Acidimicrobiales bacterium genome:
- a CDS encoding amidohydrolase family protein, with the protein MPSRKLDFPVFDVDNHMYEDRDALTKFLPPEYDGLIKYVEVNGRTKIAVRNQISEYIPNPTFDRVARPGAQEEYFRIGNPEGKSRREIMGQAMDCIPAFREPGARIELMDELGLDRAIMWPTLASLVEERLRDDPDAIHAVIHALNQWMLEQWTFNYDGRIFPTPVVTLPIVDKAVAELEFLLDNGAKIILIRPAPVPGFRGPRSFALPEFDPFWKLVEDSGIVVGMHASDSGYQRYANDWEGVRNEMTPFAGGGAFAAINGSHHRAIVDAMASVVGHGLATRFPKLKIAPVENGSSWVRPLLEDMESAYKMNPHLFEEHPVEVFKRNIFVHPFHEDDPQGLVRLVGVDNVLFGSDYPHPEGLADPLSFVDALPDLSKEEQAKVMGGNLARLMNVA; encoded by the coding sequence ATGCCGTCTCGCAAGCTCGATTTTCCGGTCTTCGACGTGGACAACCACATGTACGAAGACCGCGACGCGCTGACGAAGTTCCTGCCGCCCGAATACGACGGCCTCATCAAGTACGTCGAGGTCAACGGGCGGACCAAGATCGCGGTGCGCAACCAGATCTCGGAGTACATCCCCAACCCGACGTTCGATCGCGTGGCGCGTCCGGGTGCCCAGGAGGAGTACTTCCGCATCGGCAACCCGGAGGGCAAGTCGCGGCGCGAGATCATGGGCCAGGCGATGGACTGCATCCCGGCCTTCCGGGAGCCCGGGGCCCGTATCGAGCTGATGGACGAACTCGGCCTCGACCGGGCGATCATGTGGCCGACGCTGGCGTCGCTGGTCGAAGAGCGCCTGCGTGACGATCCCGACGCCATCCACGCCGTCATCCACGCGCTGAACCAGTGGATGCTCGAGCAGTGGACGTTCAACTACGACGGCCGCATCTTCCCGACGCCGGTGGTCACGCTGCCGATCGTCGACAAAGCCGTCGCCGAGCTCGAGTTCCTGCTCGACAACGGGGCCAAGATCATCCTCATCCGCCCGGCGCCGGTGCCCGGCTTCCGCGGCCCGCGCTCGTTCGCGCTACCGGAGTTCGACCCGTTCTGGAAGCTCGTCGAGGACAGCGGCATCGTCGTGGGCATGCACGCGTCCGACAGCGGCTACCAGCGCTACGCCAACGACTGGGAGGGCGTGCGCAACGAGATGACGCCGTTCGCCGGCGGCGGCGCATTCGCCGCGATCAACGGCAGCCACCACCGTGCCATCGTCGACGCGATGGCAAGCGTGGTCGGCCACGGTCTCGCGACGCGCTTCCCGAAGCTCAAGATCGCGCCCGTCGAGAACGGTTCGTCGTGGGTGCGGCCGCTGCTCGAAGACATGGAGAGCGCGTACAAGATGAACCCGCACCTCTTCGAGGAGCACCCCGTCGAGGTGTTCAAGCGCAACATCTTCGTGCACCCGTTCCACGAGGACGACCCGCAGGGCCTCGTGCGTCTGGTCGGTGTCGACAATGTGCTGTTCGGCTCCGACTACCCGCACCCTGAGGGTCTGGCCGATCCGTTGAGCTTTGTCGACGCGCTGCCCGATCTGTCGAAGGAAGAGCAGGCCAAAGTGATGGGTGGCAAC
- a CDS encoding transcriptional regulator: protein MSDAEEHPSLGLDDVVHQRVRLGILAVLAEAPRADFGELRSILKLTDGNLSRHLTVLEDAGYVSQEKTFEGKRPKTWVAITKTGRKAFDDEVAALRALLDGIS, encoded by the coding sequence ATGAGCGACGCGGAAGAACACCCTTCGCTCGGGCTCGACGACGTCGTCCACCAGCGGGTCCGGCTTGGCATCCTCGCGGTACTGGCCGAAGCGCCGCGCGCCGACTTCGGCGAGTTGCGCTCGATCCTGAAGCTGACCGACGGGAACCTCTCCCGACACCTCACGGTGTTGGAAGACGCGGGCTATGTCAGCCAGGAAAAGACGTTCGAAGGCAAGCGCCCCAAGACGTGGGTGGCGATAACCAAGACGGGGCGCAAGGCGTTCGACGACGAAGTGGCCGCGTTGCGCGCCCTGCTCGACGGCATTAGCTGA
- a CDS encoding limonene-1,2-epoxide hydrolase family protein, whose translation MATDPIDVVTRFCQAWESVDVDALMAFFTDDAVYHNIPIAPVAGKDAIRTTIEGFTGGVDRIEFDVRAIAANGNTVLTERVDRFIRPDKTMALPVMGTFEIVDGKIAAWRDYFDLQQFMSQL comes from the coding sequence ATGGCCACTGACCCGATCGACGTCGTCACTCGTTTCTGTCAGGCGTGGGAGTCCGTCGACGTCGACGCTCTCATGGCGTTCTTCACCGACGACGCGGTGTACCACAACATTCCGATCGCGCCCGTCGCCGGCAAGGACGCCATCCGCACCACGATCGAAGGCTTCACCGGAGGCGTCGACCGCATCGAGTTCGACGTCCGCGCCATCGCGGCGAACGGCAACACCGTGCTGACCGAACGCGTCGACCGCTTCATCCGTCCGGACAAGACGATGGCGCTGCCGGTCATGGGCACGTTCGAAATCGTCGACGGCAAGATTGCCGCGTGGCGCGACTACTTCGACCTCCAGCAGTTCATGTCGCAGCTGTAG
- a CDS encoding acyl-CoA dehydrogenase family protein, with amino-acid sequence MDVDVTEDQEFFAQTTRKFLAAEAPITTVRALAANPDGFERGYWKAACDLGWTSMLAPDSGGSMLELAIVAEEMGRAVAPGPLVASNVAVHALATGASDAQQAKWLPGLLSGDLVGAWVHETAGVVEAGAQADVFVVTTADGARLVAADDPAVHVTPWDGLDLVRRFAHVSIDADAGEPLGEVGDLFPVALVTQCAETCGVVERVFEMTLEYMDDRFSFGRPLSSYQALKHRVADDKMHLEACHAITTAAAYAFAEGAPNAAELAAAAKAWIGAIATEIIQDCVQLHGGIGVTWEHDIHLYLRRATVNRATYGPPAEWREHLAQMILGAA; translated from the coding sequence GTGGATGTCGACGTGACCGAAGACCAGGAATTCTTCGCGCAGACCACGCGCAAGTTCCTCGCTGCCGAAGCACCAATCACCACCGTGCGCGCCCTCGCAGCGAATCCCGACGGGTTCGAACGCGGCTACTGGAAGGCGGCGTGTGACCTCGGCTGGACCTCCATGCTCGCCCCCGATTCGGGCGGCAGCATGCTCGAACTCGCGATCGTCGCCGAGGAAATGGGACGCGCCGTGGCGCCCGGGCCCCTCGTGGCCTCGAATGTCGCCGTGCATGCGCTCGCGACCGGTGCCAGCGACGCGCAGCAGGCCAAGTGGTTGCCCGGTTTGCTCAGCGGTGACCTCGTGGGCGCGTGGGTCCACGAAACCGCCGGCGTCGTCGAAGCCGGTGCCCAGGCCGACGTCTTCGTGGTCACGACCGCCGACGGCGCTCGCCTTGTCGCCGCCGACGACCCCGCCGTGCACGTGACGCCGTGGGACGGGCTCGACCTGGTGCGGCGCTTCGCGCACGTCTCGATCGACGCCGACGCCGGTGAACCGCTCGGCGAGGTCGGCGATCTGTTTCCCGTCGCTCTCGTGACGCAGTGCGCCGAGACGTGTGGTGTCGTCGAGCGCGTCTTCGAGATGACCCTCGAGTACATGGACGATCGCTTCTCCTTCGGCCGTCCGCTGTCGTCGTATCAGGCGCTGAAGCACCGTGTCGCCGACGACAAGATGCACCTCGAGGCGTGCCACGCCATCACGACGGCAGCGGCGTACGCGTTCGCCGAGGGCGCACCCAACGCCGCCGAGTTGGCCGCGGCGGCCAAGGCGTGGATCGGCGCCATCGCCACCGAGATCATCCAGGACTGTGTGCAACTCCACGGCGGCATCGGCGTCACGTGGGAACACGACATCCACCTCTACTTGCGCCGCGCCACCGTCAACCGGGCGACGTACGGCCCACCGGCCGAGTGGCGCGAACACCTCGCCCAGATGATCCTGGGGGCGGCATGA
- a CDS encoding acyl-CoA dehydrogenase family protein, translating to MTSPRRETVDEFRARARAWIRSNLEPMDDFERADVPGRRDHERALQRKLYDAGFAGICFPAEYGGLGLPPAYQRAFTEEAAGYDMPSSLNVPTFGILAATLLDFGTDEQKRRHIPAILRGEELWVQFLSEPSGGSDLAGVLTRADRDGDVFVLNGSKIWSSGAHECDYAMILARTNWDVPKHRGLTMFILKIHQPGVQVEQIRQVDGSMEFCQEFFDDVHIPVADVVGEIDDGWTVATRLLTHERAAVGGASIYTSGRSVGHDPGYSATDNLITQLVTSTGQASNDHVRQLVADAHVRQLVSAALSRRIGHGLANGKLPGQAGAIMKLFSANGVIRRSEIGLEIAGAAAAAWAPGEEPPTRAAAEFSLWRQSTSLGGGSNEIQRNIISERVLGMPREYAADREIPYREVKRSR from the coding sequence ATGACCTCGCCACGCCGCGAGACGGTCGACGAGTTCCGGGCGCGGGCGCGCGCGTGGATTCGTTCGAACCTCGAGCCGATGGACGACTTCGAGCGCGCCGACGTGCCCGGTCGCCGCGACCACGAGCGCGCCCTGCAGCGCAAGCTCTACGACGCCGGATTCGCCGGCATCTGCTTCCCCGCCGAGTACGGCGGCCTCGGGCTGCCACCGGCCTATCAGCGCGCCTTCACCGAGGAAGCCGCGGGCTACGACATGCCGTCGTCGCTCAACGTGCCGACCTTCGGCATCCTCGCCGCCACGCTGCTCGACTTCGGCACCGACGAGCAGAAACGCCGTCACATCCCGGCGATCCTGCGGGGCGAAGAGTTGTGGGTGCAGTTCCTCAGCGAGCCCAGCGGCGGATCCGATCTCGCCGGCGTGTTGACCCGCGCCGACCGCGACGGCGACGTGTTCGTGCTCAACGGCTCGAAGATCTGGTCGAGCGGGGCGCACGAGTGCGACTACGCCATGATCCTCGCCCGCACCAACTGGGACGTGCCGAAGCACCGCGGCCTCACGATGTTCATCCTCAAGATCCATCAGCCGGGCGTGCAGGTCGAGCAGATCCGCCAGGTCGACGGGTCGATGGAGTTCTGCCAGGAGTTCTTCGACGACGTGCACATACCCGTCGCCGACGTCGTGGGCGAGATCGACGACGGCTGGACCGTCGCCACCCGCCTCCTTACGCACGAGCGCGCTGCTGTCGGTGGCGCGTCGATCTACACCTCAGGACGCTCCGTGGGCCACGACCCCGGGTACTCGGCCACCGACAACCTCATCACCCAGCTCGTCACGTCGACGGGCCAGGCGTCGAACGACCACGTGCGCCAGCTCGTCGCCGACGCCCATGTGCGCCAACTGGTTTCGGCGGCGCTGTCGCGCCGCATCGGGCACGGCCTCGCCAACGGCAAGCTGCCGGGACAGGCGGGCGCAATCATGAAGCTGTTCAGCGCCAACGGCGTGATCCGGCGCTCCGAGATCGGCCTCGAGATCGCCGGCGCCGCGGCGGCGGCGTGGGCTCCGGGTGAGGAACCGCCGACGCGGGCCGCCGCCGAGTTCTCACTGTGGCGGCAGTCGACGTCGCTCGGCGGTGGCAGCAACGAGATCCAGCGCAACATCATCAGCGAGCGCGTCCTCGGCATGCCCCGCGAGTACGCGGCGGACCGCGAGATCCCCTACCGCGAGGTCAAGCGCAGCCGCTAA
- a CDS encoding lipid-transfer protein, with protein sequence MSAPESVAVLGAGMHEWGKWGRPFHEYGIHAALAALDDAGVDWADVQFVAGGETVRNGYPGYVAASTITQALGWNGARVASSYAACASGVTALDAARSRILAGLCDVALVVGADTTPKGFLAPVAGERWDDPDWLRFRLLGATNPTYFALYARRRMDLYGATEADFAKVKVKNARHGLNNPYARYRKEVTEEEVLNSPIVADPLRLLEICATSDGGAAIVLTSMDYARKRGIRNPVRIRAVSTVTPRFPNTVIEMPNFSTDSAAALAPPELTFRDSIAAGAYEEAGIGPDELSLAEVYDLSTALELDWMENIGLCKAGEAEKLLNDGDTTIGGRIPVNPSGGLACFGEAVPAQAIAQVCEVTWQLRGTATGHQVEGATAGVTVNQGLFGHGSAVLLTT encoded by the coding sequence GTGAGTGCGCCGGAGAGCGTCGCCGTGCTCGGCGCGGGCATGCACGAGTGGGGCAAGTGGGGCCGGCCGTTCCACGAATACGGCATCCACGCCGCGCTCGCGGCGCTCGACGACGCCGGCGTCGACTGGGCCGACGTGCAATTCGTCGCTGGCGGCGAGACGGTGCGCAACGGCTACCCCGGCTACGTCGCCGCCTCGACCATCACACAGGCGCTCGGATGGAACGGCGCCCGCGTGGCGTCGTCGTACGCCGCCTGCGCGTCCGGCGTGACCGCGCTCGACGCGGCGCGCTCGCGCATCCTCGCGGGCCTGTGCGACGTCGCCCTCGTCGTCGGTGCCGACACCACACCGAAGGGTTTTCTCGCGCCGGTCGCCGGCGAACGCTGGGACGACCCCGACTGGTTGCGCTTTCGTCTCCTCGGCGCGACCAACCCTACGTACTTCGCGCTCTACGCCCGCCGCCGGATGGACCTGTACGGCGCGACGGAAGCCGACTTCGCCAAAGTGAAGGTGAAGAACGCGCGCCACGGCCTCAACAACCCCTACGCCCGGTATCGCAAGGAAGTCACCGAGGAGGAGGTTCTCAACAGTCCGATCGTGGCCGACCCGCTGCGCCTCCTCGAGATCTGCGCAACCTCCGACGGCGGCGCCGCCATCGTGCTGACGTCGATGGATTACGCCCGCAAACGCGGCATCCGCAATCCCGTACGCATCCGCGCCGTGTCGACGGTGACGCCGCGGTTCCCGAACACCGTCATCGAGATGCCGAACTTCTCGACCGACTCGGCCGCCGCGCTCGCCCCGCCGGAGTTGACCTTCCGCGACTCCATCGCCGCCGGCGCGTACGAGGAGGCGGGCATCGGTCCGGATGAGTTGAGCCTCGCCGAGGTGTACGACCTGTCGACCGCGCTCGAGCTCGACTGGATGGAGAACATCGGCCTGTGCAAGGCAGGCGAAGCGGAGAAATTGCTCAACGACGGTGACACCACGATCGGCGGGCGCATACCGGTCAACCCGAGCGGAGGCCTCGCGTGCTTCGGTGAAGCCGTCCCCGCCCAGGCGATCGCACAGGTGTGCGAAGTGACTTGGCAGTTACGCGGTACGGCGACTGGGCACCAAGTCGAAGGGGCGACGGCGGGCGTCACCGTCAACCAAGGGTTGTTCGGCCACGGCAGCGCCGTGCTGCTCACGACTTAG